A single region of the Microlunatus panaciterrae genome encodes:
- a CDS encoding class I fructose-bisphosphate aldolase: MDVESMIQTAVALVAPGKGILAADESTPTMAKRLAGIGVESTEPRRRAYREILFTTAGIGEFISGVILFDETIRQRTSDGTPFAEVLQSQGVIPGIKVDGGTKALAGFPDEVVTEGLDGLRARLEEYAALGARFAKWRAVIKIGDARPTTFCVEANAHALARYAALSQEAGLTPIVEPEVLMDGTHTLERCAEVTEATLRAVYDQLSRHRVILEASLLKPNMVLSGKDCPIQATTDEVADATITVMRRTVPTAVPGMVFLSGGQSDEQATANLDALNRRTPQPWELSFSFGRALQAPVLHAWAGDEANRDSAQAALLHRARLNGAARHGTYSAEMEHLVSH, encoded by the coding sequence GGCAAGGGCATCCTGGCAGCGGACGAGAGCACACCGACGATGGCCAAGCGTCTTGCCGGGATCGGGGTGGAGTCGACCGAGCCACGACGCCGCGCCTACCGCGAGATCCTGTTCACGACCGCGGGGATCGGTGAGTTCATCAGCGGCGTGATCCTCTTCGACGAGACGATCCGCCAGCGCACGTCGGACGGCACGCCGTTCGCCGAGGTGCTGCAGAGCCAGGGGGTGATCCCGGGCATCAAGGTGGACGGCGGCACGAAGGCGCTGGCCGGGTTCCCGGACGAGGTGGTCACCGAGGGGCTGGACGGACTGCGGGCGCGGCTGGAGGAGTACGCCGCCCTTGGCGCCCGGTTCGCCAAATGGCGCGCCGTCATCAAGATCGGGGACGCGCGTCCGACCACCTTCTGTGTCGAGGCGAACGCCCATGCCCTGGCGCGCTACGCCGCCCTCTCTCAGGAGGCCGGCCTGACGCCCATTGTCGAGCCCGAGGTGCTGATGGATGGCACCCACACCCTCGAGCGGTGCGCCGAGGTGACCGAGGCGACCCTGCGCGCCGTGTACGACCAGCTCAGCCGCCACCGGGTGATCCTAGAGGCGAGCCTGCTCAAGCCGAACATGGTGCTGTCAGGCAAGGACTGCCCCATCCAGGCGACGACCGACGAGGTCGCCGACGCGACGATCACCGTGATGCGGCGGACCGTGCCTACGGCGGTGCCGGGGATGGTCTTCCTGTCCGGCGGCCAGTCCGACGAGCAGGCCACCGCGAACCTGGACGCCCTCAACCGGCGGACACCGCAGCCGTGGGAGCTGAGCTTCTCCTTCGGCCGCGCGCTCCAGGCCCCCGTGCTGCACGCCTGGGCCGGGGACGAGGCCAACCGCGACTCCGCCCAAGCCGCCCTACTCCACCGCGCCCGACTCAACGGCGCGGCCCGGCATGGGACGTACAGCGCCGAGATGGAACACCTGGTGTCGCACTAG
- a CDS encoding Gfo/Idh/MocA family protein has product MTPAEPHPEPAQDGPAECPLGLGVVGAGGFGTFVGDAAAQLPDLRVVAVTDEDPARAERLAVSTGAAVAADLTTLLADPAVQAVVIATPPSTHAALAVSALNAGRHVFSEKPMALSLEDTRRVSTAARTSGCAYVVDHVIRYNPIIVAVQRLRDEGLVGQLQRFSFENDAADEFLPAEHWFWDPELSGGILLEHGVHFFDVAAALADAPAAEVQTMGYRRADGRVDTVVATVRHSNGVLATHAHGFSHASRAERQLMRLDCGLTQLRIHGWIPLLAEIDGWVDDQAAQEYERLPARLHQLLDVPGGRLQGTETVTVRVQRDAAEAATHSRDQDFRAPHRVTATIDLGGPAAHLRVYSESVRAALSDLATCARTGGQPRAGVEAGAAAVRVAVAGTRALETGTTVQVRV; this is encoded by the coding sequence ATGACCCCGGCTGAACCACACCCGGAACCGGCTCAGGACGGGCCGGCTGAGTGCCCGCTCGGGCTGGGGGTCGTCGGTGCCGGCGGCTTCGGCACCTTCGTCGGCGATGCCGCAGCCCAGCTGCCCGACCTGCGGGTCGTGGCTGTGACCGACGAGGACCCGGCCAGGGCCGAGCGCCTCGCGGTCTCGACTGGGGCCGCTGTGGCTGCCGACCTGACCACCCTGCTGGCCGATCCGGCGGTGCAGGCGGTGGTTATCGCCACCCCACCCAGTACCCACGCCGCACTGGCCGTCAGCGCCCTCAATGCGGGCCGTCACGTCTTCTCCGAGAAGCCGATGGCGCTGAGCCTCGAGGACACCCGTCGGGTCAGCACGGCGGCCAGGACGTCGGGCTGCGCCTATGTGGTGGACCACGTGATCAGGTACAACCCGATCATCGTCGCCGTCCAGAGGTTGCGCGACGAAGGGCTGGTCGGGCAGCTGCAGCGGTTCAGCTTCGAGAACGATGCGGCAGACGAGTTCCTGCCGGCCGAACACTGGTTCTGGGATCCGGAGCTCAGCGGTGGCATCCTGCTCGAGCACGGCGTCCACTTCTTCGATGTCGCGGCAGCGCTCGCCGACGCTCCGGCAGCAGAGGTGCAGACCATGGGCTACCGGCGCGCCGACGGCCGGGTGGACACCGTGGTGGCCACGGTCAGGCACTCCAACGGGGTGCTGGCCACCCATGCGCACGGCTTCAGCCACGCCAGCCGGGCGGAACGCCAGCTGATGCGGCTGGACTGTGGGCTCACCCAGCTCCGGATCCACGGCTGGATCCCCCTCCTGGCCGAGATCGACGGCTGGGTCGACGACCAGGCCGCGCAGGAGTACGAGAGGCTGCCGGCACGCCTCCACCAGTTGCTCGACGTTCCTGGCGGCCGGCTTCAGGGAACGGAGACGGTCACTGTGCGGGTGCAGCGCGACGCCGCCGAGGCGGCGACACACTCGCGGGACCAGGACTTCCGGGCTCCGCACCGGGTGACGGCCACGATCGACCTCGGCGGGCCGGCGGCGCATCTGCGGGTCTACTCCGAGAGCGTCCGGGCCGCCCTCAGCGATCTGGCCACCTGTGCGCGGACCGGCGGGCAACCGCGAGCCGGTGTTGAGGCGGGTGCCGCGGCGGTCCGGGTCGCTGTCGCCGGCACCCGTGCACTCGAGACGGGGACAACCGTCCAGGTCCGTGTCTAG
- a CDS encoding Gfo/Idh/MocA family protein produces the protein MSERAPTGQHGLAGQRQLKVAVLSAAHGHAVGYLRNLHQRDDVEVVLADPDAPVDGGAGLRGARLASELGIDYFDSYQQALDWQPNAVIVCTENTRHRAVAELAIKAGCHVLCEKPLTTTVEDAELLCRAADEAGVTLSVAYPLRQAASFQQLRQAVIDGRLGELVAILGTNNGQLPADRRWFVEPELSGGGAIVDHVVHCADLIDALLGVTPVEVRAVSNRILWPLVDSGVETGGMVSLRYGSGLIATIDCSWSQPAKAATWGGLTLEVIGTKGSVRIDPFAPHVGGYGRDGAEWLAVGTDLDAQMLDDFVHSVRHGTPPAVSAAAGLRTVQVMASALRSAASGGQTVTLGVQPRKD, from the coding sequence ATGTCTGAGCGAGCGCCGACAGGCCAGCACGGCCTGGCTGGGCAGCGGCAGCTGAAGGTGGCCGTCCTGTCAGCAGCCCATGGGCACGCGGTCGGCTACCTGCGCAACCTGCACCAGCGGGACGACGTCGAGGTCGTGCTTGCCGATCCGGACGCGCCGGTGGACGGCGGTGCAGGGCTCCGAGGCGCCCGCCTCGCCAGCGAGCTTGGCATCGACTACTTCGACAGCTATCAGCAGGCGCTGGACTGGCAGCCGAACGCCGTCATCGTCTGCACGGAGAACACCCGTCATCGTGCCGTCGCCGAGCTGGCCATCAAGGCCGGCTGTCACGTGCTGTGCGAGAAGCCGCTGACCACCACGGTCGAGGACGCTGAGCTGCTGTGCCGTGCGGCGGACGAGGCTGGCGTCACCCTGAGCGTCGCCTATCCCCTGCGCCAGGCCGCCTCCTTCCAGCAGCTGCGGCAGGCGGTGATCGACGGTCGGCTGGGTGAGCTGGTCGCCATTCTCGGCACCAACAACGGCCAGCTTCCCGCCGACCGGCGCTGGTTCGTTGAGCCGGAGCTCTCCGGCGGAGGCGCCATCGTCGACCATGTCGTGCACTGCGCGGACCTCATCGATGCGCTGCTGGGCGTCACCCCCGTCGAGGTCAGGGCTGTCTCGAACCGCATCCTGTGGCCGCTGGTCGATAGCGGCGTTGAGACGGGCGGGATGGTGTCCCTGCGGTACGGCTCGGGGCTGATCGCCACCATCGACTGCTCGTGGAGCCAACCCGCAAAGGCGGCCACCTGGGGCGGCCTGACGTTGGAGGTGATCGGGACGAAGGGCTCGGTCCGGATCGACCCGTTCGCGCCGCACGTCGGCGGATACGGCCGCGACGGCGCCGAATGGCTCGCAGTCGGGACTGACCTGGATGCACAGATGCTCGACGACTTCGTCCACAGCGTCCGGCACGGGACCCCTCCGGCAGTCTCGGCGGCAGCTGGGCTGCGCACTGTCCAGGTGATGGCGTCTGCGCTTCGGTCGGCAGCCTCCGGCGGCCAGACCGTCACGCTTGGCGTCCAGCCGCGCAAGGACTAG
- a CDS encoding glycosidase — protein sequence MPANTTVPEVPYTLTRVGTLMRPEPGEPLEVEGVLNPAAAWGPDERLYIFPRLVAEGNVSRVGKGEIIIEDGVPDRVERQGVVLAPDRGWEHGTDHGGVEDPRMTWIPELQSYVMTYVAFGPLGPHPALAVSTDLVEWKRLGPVQFGYADELDTDLNLFPNKDVVWFPEAVPGPDGVPCFALLHRPMWELDFLREGEQAPLPAGTVDDRAAIWISYVRAEDAKADISALCRPFGHQFVAGSQYDWESLKIGGGPPPIRIPEGWLLLHHGVSGSIDGDGFQPENQKNVNYAAGAMILDADHPERVVARTVEPMMRPETAEETTGQVSNVVFPTAIVEIEKVLYVLYGMADSQIGVARLDRVDQTSGRETAG from the coding sequence GTGCCTGCCAACACCACCGTTCCCGAGGTTCCGTACACGCTTACGCGAGTGGGGACGTTGATGCGCCCCGAACCCGGAGAGCCGCTTGAGGTCGAAGGGGTGCTCAACCCGGCGGCGGCCTGGGGACCGGACGAGCGGCTGTACATCTTCCCGCGCCTGGTGGCGGAGGGCAACGTGTCCAGGGTCGGCAAGGGGGAGATCATCATCGAAGATGGGGTGCCGGACCGGGTCGAACGACAGGGCGTCGTCCTGGCGCCCGACCGCGGCTGGGAGCACGGCACTGATCATGGCGGGGTAGAGGACCCTCGGATGACCTGGATCCCCGAGCTGCAGAGCTATGTCATGACCTACGTCGCGTTCGGCCCGCTGGGCCCGCATCCGGCGCTGGCGGTCTCCACTGATCTTGTCGAGTGGAAGCGCCTCGGGCCGGTGCAGTTCGGTTATGCCGACGAGCTGGACACCGACCTGAACCTCTTCCCCAACAAGGATGTCGTCTGGTTCCCCGAAGCCGTGCCGGGACCCGACGGGGTGCCCTGTTTCGCGCTGCTGCACCGGCCCATGTGGGAGCTTGACTTCCTGCGCGAAGGTGAGCAGGCGCCCTTGCCGGCAGGCACGGTCGACGACCGGGCAGCCATCTGGATCTCCTACGTCCGCGCCGAGGACGCGAAGGCGGACATCAGCGCCTTGTGCCGTCCCTTCGGCCACCAGTTCGTGGCCGGCTCACAGTACGACTGGGAGTCACTCAAGATCGGCGGCGGGCCACCTCCGATCAGGATCCCCGAAGGCTGGCTGCTGCTGCACCACGGCGTCAGCGGAAGCATTGACGGCGACGGTTTCCAACCAGAGAACCAGAAGAACGTCAACTATGCGGCCGGTGCGATGATCCTCGACGCCGATCATCCCGAGCGAGTCGTGGCCCGCACCGTCGAGCCGATGATGCGCCCGGAGACCGCCGAGGAGACGACCGGTCAGGTGTCGAATGTCGTGTTCCCGACCGCCATCGTGGAGATCGAGAAGGTGCTCTACGTCCTCTACGGCATGGCCGACTCACAGATCGGCGTGGCCCGGCTGGACCGGGTCGATCAGACCTCGGGTCGGGAAACCGCCGGCTAG
- a CDS encoding Gfo/Idh/MocA family oxidoreductase, with amino-acid sequence MVGLRVGVIGAGRIAQRQISAWRAVGAEVGTLAYDPPFPQEAAGASSPFDALDDLLSWVDIVHVCAPADSRRDLCLAAIGAGRSLVCEQPLGRTFDEALMIARASLDAGVSVLPSQVGRFVPERTTLQAAVSSGRIGTPAILRFTCSVPSPSPDAGAPTLFDLVAEVLIEDLDLARWIAGEVTGVYAVANSGAGDGQGPSTMVAQVTLTHAEGAITHLQGQCGPPGLERRSSFDVAGHAGRLTFRSEASGLVIDNPPGAGLMAPGLADESPELAQIRAYVSTLRAGAPSPVSLLDGVAAVGLAEAVSRSAGTGQPVAFEDYLTRLEELSSHV; translated from the coding sequence GTGGTCGGGTTGCGTGTCGGCGTCATCGGGGCTGGTCGGATCGCCCAGCGGCAGATCTCCGCCTGGCGGGCTGTGGGCGCCGAAGTCGGTACCCTCGCCTACGACCCGCCGTTCCCGCAAGAGGCCGCGGGCGCCTCCTCTCCCTTCGACGCCCTCGACGACCTGCTCTCCTGGGTGGACATCGTTCATGTCTGCGCGCCGGCCGACTCCCGCCGCGACCTCTGTCTGGCCGCCATCGGGGCTGGTCGGTCCCTCGTCTGTGAGCAGCCCCTGGGTCGGACGTTCGATGAGGCGCTGATGATCGCACGGGCCTCCTTGGACGCCGGGGTCTCGGTGTTGCCGTCCCAGGTCGGCCGGTTCGTCCCCGAGCGCACCACCCTGCAGGCAGCAGTGAGCAGCGGCCGCATCGGCACCCCGGCGATCCTCCGCTTCACCTGCTCCGTCCCCAGCCCATCTCCTGACGCCGGCGCGCCGACGCTCTTCGACCTGGTCGCCGAGGTGCTGATCGAGGACCTGGACCTGGCCCGCTGGATCGCCGGGGAGGTCACCGGGGTGTACGCGGTGGCGAACTCGGGCGCCGGCGACGGGCAAGGGCCGAGCACCATGGTGGCGCAGGTCACCCTCACCCACGCCGAGGGCGCCATCACCCATCTCCAGGGACAGTGCGGTCCGCCGGGTCTCGAGCGCCGTAGCTCCTTCGATGTCGCCGGTCACGCCGGCCGACTGACGTTTCGGTCAGAGGCGTCGGGCCTCGTCATCGACAACCCGCCCGGAGCCGGGCTGATGGCACCAGGGCTCGCCGACGAGAGCCCCGAGCTGGCACAGATCCGGGCGTACGTCAGCACGCTGCGGGCAGGTGCGCCATCTCCGGTGAGCCTGCTGGACGGAGTCGCGGCCGTGGGTCTCGCTGAGGCGGTCTCCCGGTCAGCCGGGACCGGGCAGCCGGTCGCCTTCGAGGACTACCTCACCCGACTCGAGGAGCTGAGCAGCCATGTCTGA
- a CDS encoding ABC transporter permease subunit: protein MSSYFVFGRRATVRASFAVGLLPILVFALLPAVAVFVISFTDVRALPFLPVNWVGVENYKSFFSAAHLGYNVNALKNTFIFAFLVTIIQNVLALLIAVLFNQPLRGTTFYRSVVFLPTILGVTVIGLIWSLMFNPTASPGAAIWHWFGANTAFFGDPKIALYLVIFVQVWAGIGVAVVIYLAGLQAIPAELYEVASIDGASSWQKLRLITYPLLAPSVTANMLLCIVGSLQSYQLIYVLTGPNNDATQVLSLAIFTQGFGGSAAGGSAQSQGYAAAISVVQFVMVGVISLIVLAYLRKREERL, encoded by the coding sequence GTGTCGAGCTATTTCGTGTTCGGACGCCGGGCCACCGTGCGGGCGTCGTTCGCGGTAGGTCTCCTGCCGATACTCGTGTTCGCCCTCCTGCCGGCGGTGGCCGTCTTCGTGATCTCCTTCACCGACGTACGCGCGCTGCCGTTCCTGCCGGTCAACTGGGTGGGAGTGGAGAACTACAAGTCGTTCTTCTCCGCGGCCCATCTCGGCTACAACGTGAACGCGTTGAAGAACACCTTCATCTTCGCATTCCTGGTGACCATCATCCAGAACGTGCTGGCACTGCTGATCGCCGTCCTGTTCAACCAACCGCTGCGCGGGACGACCTTCTACCGGTCCGTCGTCTTCCTTCCCACCATCCTGGGCGTGACGGTGATCGGCCTCATCTGGTCGCTGATGTTCAACCCGACAGCGAGCCCGGGTGCGGCGATCTGGCACTGGTTCGGCGCCAACACCGCCTTCTTCGGTGATCCCAAGATCGCCCTGTACCTGGTGATCTTCGTCCAGGTCTGGGCAGGCATCGGCGTCGCAGTGGTGATCTACCTTGCCGGGCTGCAGGCCATCCCAGCTGAGCTGTACGAGGTCGCCAGCATCGACGGGGCGAGCAGCTGGCAGAAGCTGCGGCTGATCACCTACCCGTTGTTGGCGCCGTCGGTGACGGCGAACATGCTGCTCTGCATAGTGGGATCGTTGCAGAGCTACCAGTTGATCTACGTGTTGACCGGACCGAACAACGACGCCACCCAGGTGCTGTCGCTGGCGATCTTCACCCAGGGCTTCGGCGGCAGTGCGGCTGGCGGCTCGGCGCAGTCACAGGGCTACGCGGCCGCCATCTCGGTCGTCCAGTTCGTCATGGTAGGGGTCATCTCGCTGATCGTGCTGGCATACCTGCGCAAGCGGGAGGAGAGGCTGTGA
- a CDS encoding ABC transporter substrate-binding protein, with product MIRTRRGISALLAALLGLALFAGCSGSQGASSGNQSPAAAPKGDLNVVVSSATGSDAGFKAVNKAFAAKYPDVKVKFTAIPNENYAAAHSSRLSAGSIDVGLAGPKELPSYVPASNMGDDARLADAGGLVDLTNQPFMKNYTPTVLDSIKYKGKQYTVPTGLSYYTGVYYNKTIFDKYGLKIPTTWSEFMTVCKTLKSKGVVPLGISGKDSAGVNMLGVVQNIYPTQKDKEDLAKGLWDQSVKLTDGKQLEVLTKVKALYDYAEPNFAGVSYNTMTAGFVKGQFAMMSDGTWNQTTIDAAGGPNFKYGYFPLPSSDNAADNAFLGGKVELTFAVPSNSKNVGAALAYLAFFSEPENYKLFLKEAGFAPSQPNIELTPFYNSIAPYTKTFQPAWDTIWIANTKAGAKAQFPFNYSGIAPLGSQTPEKAAAASQADWAAGF from the coding sequence ATGATCAGGACACGGCGCGGCATCAGTGCTCTCCTGGCAGCGCTGCTCGGCCTGGCGCTGTTCGCCGGCTGCTCAGGCAGCCAGGGCGCGTCCAGCGGCAACCAGAGCCCGGCAGCCGCCCCGAAGGGTGACCTGAATGTCGTGGTCTCCAGCGCAACCGGATCCGATGCCGGTTTCAAGGCGGTGAACAAGGCATTCGCGGCGAAATATCCCGACGTCAAGGTGAAGTTCACCGCGATCCCGAACGAGAACTACGCGGCTGCCCACTCGTCGCGGCTGAGCGCGGGCAGCATCGATGTCGGTCTGGCCGGCCCCAAGGAGCTCCCCAGCTATGTGCCGGCCTCCAATATGGGTGACGACGCGCGGCTCGCTGATGCCGGCGGACTGGTGGACCTCACCAACCAGCCGTTCATGAAGAACTACACGCCCACGGTGCTGGACTCCATCAAGTACAAGGGCAAGCAGTACACGGTGCCGACCGGGCTGAGCTACTACACCGGCGTCTACTACAACAAGACGATCTTCGACAAGTACGGCCTGAAGATCCCCACCACCTGGTCGGAGTTCATGACCGTCTGCAAGACGCTGAAGTCGAAGGGGGTCGTGCCACTCGGCATCTCCGGCAAGGACAGCGCCGGCGTCAACATGCTGGGGGTGGTGCAGAACATCTACCCGACCCAGAAGGACAAGGAAGATCTGGCCAAGGGTCTGTGGGATCAGAGCGTCAAGCTCACCGACGGCAAGCAGCTGGAGGTCCTGACCAAGGTGAAGGCGCTGTACGACTACGCCGAGCCGAACTTCGCCGGTGTCTCCTACAACACGATGACCGCCGGATTCGTCAAGGGACAGTTCGCCATGATGTCGGACGGGACGTGGAACCAGACCACCATCGATGCGGCCGGTGGCCCGAACTTCAAGTACGGCTACTTCCCGCTGCCGTCCAGTGACAACGCCGCAGACAATGCGTTCCTGGGTGGCAAGGTCGAGCTGACGTTCGCCGTGCCGAGCAACTCGAAGAACGTCGGTGCGGCGCTGGCCTACCTGGCCTTCTTCTCCGAGCCGGAGAACTACAAGCTGTTCCTCAAGGAGGCGGGTTTCGCCCCCTCCCAGCCGAACATCGAGCTGACGCCGTTCTACAACTCGATCGCGCCGTACACCAAGACGTTCCAGCCCGCCTGGGACACCATCTGGATCGCGAACACCAAGGCGGGTGCGAAGGCTCAGTTCCCGTTCAACTACTCCGGCATCGCGCCACTGGGCAGCCAGACGCCCGAGAAGGCCGCCGCGGCCTCTCAGGCGGACTGGGCCGCCGGCTTCTGA
- a CDS encoding LacI family DNA-binding transcriptional regulator — protein sequence MGEWRQLMGKRVTIADVAREAGVSISSVSVALNGGPGVSEETRARIAEVARSTGWVPSVRGRSLSGNRAFALGLVLQRKPEVLEADPFFAGFIGGVESILERRDFALVLQLASSRSGMIDRCRRLALARRIDGMFLTDIRLRDPRIPLLAMLGLPTVAINAGPGCPFPTVRQDPEPGMRDLMAHLVGLGHRRIAHVSGGKGMIHSAQRLKAWRRGLDAAGLPHGPVVQGDFTSEGGSRAADELLSLPEPPTAVVCANDLTAIGFIARATEIGFHVPHQVSVTGYDGIQLGSFMRPPLTTLLTSPHGLGRAAAGLLLDLIDGKPVTDVEIQPASLIIRGSTAAPPA from the coding sequence ATGGGTGAGTGGAGACAGCTGATGGGCAAGCGCGTGACGATCGCCGACGTCGCCAGGGAGGCGGGCGTCTCGATCAGCTCTGTGTCCGTCGCCCTCAACGGTGGTCCCGGCGTGTCCGAGGAGACCCGGGCGCGGATCGCTGAGGTGGCCCGGAGCACCGGCTGGGTGCCCTCGGTCCGCGGACGCAGCCTGTCCGGCAATCGTGCCTTCGCTCTCGGGCTGGTGCTGCAGCGGAAACCGGAGGTGCTCGAGGCCGACCCGTTCTTCGCCGGGTTCATCGGCGGAGTCGAGTCGATCCTGGAAAGGCGTGACTTCGCGTTGGTGCTGCAGTTGGCGTCCAGCCGCTCAGGCATGATCGACCGCTGTCGGCGGCTGGCCCTGGCCCGTCGGATCGACGGGATGTTCCTCACCGACATCCGGCTGCGCGATCCACGGATCCCGTTACTGGCCATGCTCGGACTGCCGACGGTGGCGATCAACGCCGGGCCCGGGTGCCCTTTCCCGACAGTGCGACAGGACCCGGAGCCGGGCATGCGCGACCTGATGGCCCATCTGGTGGGGCTGGGGCATCGGCGGATCGCCCACGTGAGCGGCGGCAAGGGCATGATCCATTCGGCTCAGCGACTGAAGGCCTGGCGGCGGGGTCTGGATGCCGCAGGGCTGCCGCACGGCCCGGTGGTTCAGGGCGACTTCACCTCCGAGGGAGGGTCGCGGGCAGCCGACGAGCTGCTCAGCCTCCCGGAGCCACCGACGGCAGTCGTCTGCGCGAACGACCTGACGGCCATCGGCTTCATCGCCCGGGCGACCGAGATCGGCTTCCATGTGCCGCACCAGGTCTCGGTCACAGGCTATGACGGCATCCAGCTCGGCTCCTTCATGCGGCCACCGCTCACCACGCTGCTGACGTCGCCGCACGGACTCGGCCGGGCGGCGGCCGGACTGCTGCTCGACCTGATCGACGGCAAGCCCGTCACCGACGTCGAGATCCAGCCGGCGTCACTCATCATCCGGGGGTCGACGGCCGCCCCACCTGCGTGA
- a CDS encoding carbohydrate ABC transporter permease, with translation MSNQAVSKEPAEGTAARRDSGGRRPEPTPAHEHRPRRFPLGRLLSYLAVLVVMVLYLFPLLFLLNTALKSNAEFFSNPLGMVKHLAINNFSQAWRQGNFGAYMLNSILYTAVAAGLGTFISLLVGFPVSRGYLKHTKLWYGLFVAMLFLPNSLVTQFQLVLRLNLYDTRLGYMLMMAAGVGVGPLLVAGYVKSVPVELDEAAALDGVGYLRYLFGFLPALLKPVLSTIFILQAIGVWNDIILATILLPDQTKSPVTLGLFAFQGTYTSQWSLLSAATIIVAAPLLVAYVFLQRYLVASVVGGAVKG, from the coding sequence GTGAGCAACCAGGCGGTCAGCAAAGAGCCGGCCGAGGGCACCGCGGCGAGGAGAGACTCGGGCGGGCGCCGACCCGAGCCCACACCGGCGCACGAGCATCGTCCTCGGCGATTCCCGCTGGGCAGGCTGTTGTCCTACCTCGCGGTGCTGGTCGTGATGGTGCTGTACCTGTTTCCGTTGCTCTTCCTGTTGAACACCGCACTGAAGAGCAACGCCGAGTTCTTCTCCAACCCGCTGGGGATGGTCAAGCACCTGGCGATCAACAACTTCAGCCAGGCGTGGCGTCAGGGCAACTTCGGCGCCTACATGCTGAACAGCATCCTGTACACCGCGGTCGCGGCCGGTCTGGGAACGTTCATCTCGTTGCTCGTGGGGTTCCCGGTGTCGCGTGGCTACCTGAAGCACACCAAGCTCTGGTACGGGTTGTTCGTCGCCATGTTGTTCCTGCCGAACTCGCTGGTGACGCAGTTCCAGCTGGTGCTGCGGCTCAACCTGTACGACACCCGACTGGGCTACATGCTGATGATGGCGGCCGGAGTCGGTGTCGGCCCGCTGCTCGTCGCCGGTTACGTCAAGTCGGTCCCGGTCGAGCTCGACGAGGCGGCGGCCCTCGACGGCGTCGGCTATCTGCGTTACCTCTTCGGCTTCCTGCCAGCGCTGCTCAAGCCCGTCCTGTCGACGATCTTCATCCTGCAGGCGATCGGGGTCTGGAACGACATCATCCTGGCCACCATTCTGCTGCCGGACCAGACGAAATCTCCGGTGACGCTGGGATTGTTCGCCTTCCAGGGCACCTACACCAGCCAGTGGAGCCTGCTGTCGGCTGCGACGATCATCGTTGCCGCCCCGCTGCTGGTGGCCTACGTCTTCCTGCAGCGCTACCTGGTGGCCAGTGTCGTGGGTGGCGCCGTCAAGGGCTGA